One window of Streptomyces sp. NBC_00273 genomic DNA carries:
- a CDS encoding SpoIIE family protein phosphatase, whose product MRSPLGNRKKSVAGQVFVLQVAIVVLLAAGALLALVLQSRHDTEREARNRSVSVAQTFAHSLGLQDTLKTSDPSKTLQPLAETTRKAAGVDFIVVMDTNGIRYSHPQPDRIGKRFVGTIEPSLKGQVHTESVDGPLGKEIQAIVPVTGPDGKVNALVSAGLTVKNVTGVVDRQLPVILLAIATGLALATVGTALISRRLRRQTHGLGTQEMTRMYEHHDAVLHAVREGVLITDGEGRLLLANDEAKRLLGLPEDADGRHIADVPGLDRRMADLLLSGREATDEVLESGDRLLVVNQRPTHPRGRPEGAAITIRDSTEMQVLTSRAETARRRLKLLYDAGGDIGTSLDVVRTAEELAAVAVPRFADFVTVDLADQVIDGEEPRAGSDMRRTAVSGIRSDHPLYPVGRLIDFLPSTPQARGYGTGRAELVPHLADAPGWQAQDPPRAQAIVDYGIHSLIAAPLMARGAVLGVVNFWRSEKQEPFDEDELSLAEELVARAAVSMDNARRYTREHALAVTLQRSLLPRALPEQSAMDVAHFYLPAQSGVGGDWFDVIPLAGCRVALVVGDVVGHGLHAAATMGRLRTAVHNFSSLDLPPDEILARLDDLVQRIDHDGEGADVNGGVLGATCLYAVYDPVSQRCTMARAGHLPPLVVAPDGTTEIVELPAGPPLGLGGMPFETAELDLAEGSQLVLYTDGLIEERTRDISEGLELLRAALSHPDRDPHESCRAVLDMLLPPRPTDDVALLIARTRTLGPDRVAQWEVPFQPSAVGAMRNAAAKKLDEWGLTDLGFATELILSELITNALRHGSAPVRVRLLHDHNLTCEVWDGSSTAPHLRYAATTDEGGRGLFLVAQLSEHWGTRYTPEGKVIWAELALPGAAGGTEAALAAFLDVDPI is encoded by the coding sequence GTGCGGTCACCTCTAGGCAACCGGAAGAAGAGCGTCGCCGGACAGGTATTCGTCCTCCAGGTGGCGATCGTGGTGTTGCTCGCGGCCGGGGCCCTGCTGGCCCTGGTCCTCCAGTCGCGGCACGACACCGAACGCGAGGCACGCAACCGGTCGGTGTCCGTAGCCCAGACCTTCGCCCACTCCCTGGGCCTCCAGGACACCCTGAAGACGTCCGACCCGTCCAAGACGCTCCAACCCCTCGCCGAGACCACGCGCAAGGCCGCCGGGGTGGACTTCATCGTGGTCATGGACACCAACGGCATCCGGTACAGCCACCCCCAGCCGGACCGCATCGGGAAACGATTCGTCGGCACCATCGAGCCCTCGCTGAAGGGCCAGGTCCACACCGAGAGCGTCGACGGCCCGCTCGGCAAGGAGATCCAGGCGATCGTGCCGGTCACCGGGCCCGACGGCAAGGTCAACGCGCTCGTCTCGGCGGGCCTCACCGTCAAGAACGTCACCGGCGTCGTCGACCGCCAGCTCCCGGTCATCCTCCTGGCCATCGCCACCGGCCTGGCCCTGGCCACCGTGGGAACCGCGCTCATCAGCAGACGCCTGCGCCGCCAGACCCACGGGCTCGGCACGCAGGAGATGACCCGCATGTACGAGCACCACGACGCGGTGCTCCACGCCGTCCGCGAAGGCGTCCTGATCACCGACGGCGAAGGCCGGCTCCTGCTCGCGAACGACGAGGCCAAACGCCTGCTCGGGCTCCCGGAGGACGCCGACGGACGCCACATCGCCGACGTACCGGGCCTGGACCGCAGGATGGCGGACCTGCTGCTCTCCGGCCGCGAGGCCACCGACGAGGTGCTGGAGAGCGGGGACCGGCTGCTCGTCGTCAACCAGCGGCCCACCCACCCCCGCGGCCGGCCGGAAGGCGCCGCCATCACCATCCGCGACTCCACCGAGATGCAGGTCCTGACCAGCCGCGCGGAGACGGCCCGCAGACGCCTCAAGCTGCTGTACGACGCGGGCGGCGACATCGGCACCAGCCTCGACGTGGTGCGCACGGCCGAGGAGCTCGCCGCCGTGGCCGTCCCCCGCTTCGCGGACTTCGTCACCGTCGACCTGGCGGACCAGGTCATCGACGGCGAGGAGCCCCGCGCCGGCTCCGACATGCGGCGCACCGCGGTCAGCGGCATCCGCTCGGACCATCCCCTCTACCCGGTCGGCCGACTGATCGACTTCCTGCCCTCCACCCCCCAGGCACGCGGCTACGGAACCGGCCGGGCCGAGCTGGTGCCCCACCTCGCCGACGCACCGGGCTGGCAGGCCCAGGACCCGCCGCGCGCCCAGGCCATCGTGGACTACGGCATCCACTCCCTCATCGCGGCCCCGCTCATGGCCCGGGGCGCCGTACTCGGCGTGGTCAACTTCTGGCGGTCGGAGAAGCAGGAGCCCTTCGACGAGGACGAGCTGTCCCTGGCCGAGGAACTCGTCGCCCGCGCGGCGGTCAGCATGGACAACGCCCGCCGCTACACCCGGGAACACGCCCTCGCCGTGACCCTCCAGCGCAGTCTGCTGCCGCGCGCCCTGCCCGAGCAGAGCGCCATGGACGTGGCGCACTTCTACCTGCCCGCACAGTCCGGGGTCGGCGGCGACTGGTTCGACGTGATCCCGCTGGCGGGCTGCCGCGTCGCGCTGGTCGTCGGAGACGTCGTCGGGCACGGCCTGCACGCCGCCGCCACCATGGGGCGCCTGCGCACGGCCGTGCACAACTTCTCCTCCCTCGACCTGCCGCCCGACGAGATCCTGGCCCGCCTGGACGACCTCGTACAGCGCATCGACCACGACGGGGAGGGCGCCGACGTGAACGGCGGCGTACTGGGCGCGACCTGCCTGTACGCCGTCTACGACCCCGTGTCCCAGCGCTGCACGATGGCGCGGGCCGGCCACCTGCCACCCCTGGTGGTCGCCCCCGACGGCACGACGGAGATCGTGGAGCTGCCGGCCGGACCCCCGCTGGGGCTGGGCGGCATGCCCTTCGAGACCGCGGAGCTGGACCTCGCGGAAGGCAGCCAGCTCGTCCTCTACACGGACGGGCTGATCGAGGAGCGGACCCGGGACATCAGCGAGGGGCTGGAACTGCTGCGCGCGGCCCTCAGCCACCCCGACCGGGACCCGCACGAGAGCTGCCGGGCCGTGCTCGACATGCTGCTGCCGCCCCGGCCCACCGACGACGTGGCCCTGCTCATCGCCCGGACCCGGACGCTCGGCCCGGACCGGGTCGCCCAGTGGGAGGTACCGTTCCAGCCGAGCGCGGTGGGTGCCATGCGCAACGCCGCGGCGAAGAAGCTCGACGAGTGGGGCCTCACGGACCTCGGCTTCGCCACGGAACTGATCCTCAGCGAGCTGATCACCAACGCCCTGCGGCACGGCAGCGCGCCCGTACGGGTACGCCTGCTCCACGACCACAACCTGACCTGCGAGGTGTGGGACGGCAGCAGTACCGCCCCCCACCTGCGCTACGCCGCCACCACGGACGAGGGCGGACGCGGCCTGTTCCTGGTCGCGCAGCTCAGCGAACACTGGGGCACGCGGTACACGCCCGAGGGCAAGGTCATCTGGGCGGAGCTGGCCCTGCCGGGTGCCGCGGGCGGCACGGAGGCAGCCCTCGCGGCCTTCCTGGACGTGGACCCGATCTGA
- a CDS encoding VanW family protein — protein MGRVRSWTVNRRIALPVVAGGAVVLALGGLYGTALAVGGDIDQGTRVLGVDLGGMSRAEARQALTRELGPAAAAPITVKIGDRVEKADPAALGLSLDTDATVDSAVRTGYGPSTVIGSLFASGSHDVAPVIRMNEQTARAAVDRLGLTTEQHVRDGAIAFEAGTAKAVAPLPGVSLVEEEALGTLREAYLRPHTGPVVLPVTRTEPRVGAAETGRAMRQFAEPAMSGPVTLTVAGRRMSITPAVLGEHLKMRADGQGRLVPALDSKSLLADPAVAPTIDEVTRTPRNAVPGLAADGRVVIADQGRAGRKVTQEALGRAVLPLLTRTGPARSGEVATVAVQPELSADEARRLGIKEKVSSFTVEFPAAPYRTTNIGRAVELINGSVVMPGQEWSFNRTVGERTPENGFVDGIMINDGQFVKSPGGGVSAVATTMYNAAFFAGVKPVEHGAHSFYIERYPEGREATVAWGTLDLRWINDSGHPLYIQARSTDTSLTISFLGTKKYDEIRATKGPRTNITPPGKRTGSGETCEVQTPLEGFDVTVGRTFVQGGKEVKHEDYKTHYTPRDEVTCTPEGAPEASPGATPGATPGATPGATPGATPGATPGATPGATAQAPEPSQAPSSAAANGVRSAAERHAD, from the coding sequence ATGGGACGCGTGCGCAGCTGGACGGTCAACCGACGGATCGCTCTGCCGGTGGTAGCGGGAGGAGCCGTCGTCCTCGCGCTGGGCGGCCTCTACGGGACCGCCCTCGCGGTCGGCGGTGACATCGACCAGGGCACCCGGGTCCTGGGGGTGGACCTCGGCGGCATGAGTCGGGCCGAGGCGCGCCAGGCGCTGACCCGGGAGCTCGGGCCCGCCGCCGCGGCGCCGATCACGGTGAAGATCGGCGACCGGGTGGAGAAGGCCGATCCCGCCGCGCTCGGGCTCTCCCTCGACACCGACGCGACCGTCGACAGCGCCGTACGGACCGGCTACGGTCCGAGCACCGTCATCGGCAGCCTCTTCGCTTCGGGCAGCCACGACGTGGCGCCGGTGATCCGCATGAACGAGCAGACCGCCCGCGCCGCCGTGGACCGCCTAGGGTTGACCACCGAGCAGCACGTCCGCGACGGGGCGATCGCGTTCGAGGCGGGCACGGCGAAGGCCGTCGCCCCGCTCCCCGGCGTCTCCCTCGTCGAGGAGGAGGCCCTCGGCACCCTCCGCGAGGCCTACCTGCGGCCGCACACGGGCCCCGTCGTGCTCCCGGTCACCCGCACCGAGCCGCGCGTCGGCGCCGCGGAGACCGGACGGGCCATGCGGCAGTTCGCCGAGCCCGCGATGTCCGGGCCCGTCACGCTCACCGTCGCCGGCCGCCGCATGTCCATAACCCCCGCCGTCCTCGGCGAGCACCTGAAGATGCGGGCCGACGGACAGGGCCGCCTCGTGCCCGCCCTCGACTCCAAGAGCCTGCTCGCGGATCCCGCCGTGGCGCCCACGATCGACGAGGTCACCCGTACGCCGCGCAACGCCGTACCCGGCCTCGCCGCGGACGGCCGCGTCGTGATCGCCGACCAGGGTCGTGCCGGACGAAAGGTCACGCAGGAAGCGCTCGGCCGGGCCGTGCTGCCGCTGCTGACCCGTACCGGCCCGGCCCGTAGCGGCGAGGTTGCCACCGTGGCGGTCCAGCCGGAGCTCAGCGCCGACGAAGCGCGGCGGCTCGGCATCAAGGAGAAGGTCTCCTCCTTCACCGTGGAGTTCCCGGCCGCCCCGTACCGCACGACCAACATCGGCCGCGCCGTGGAGCTCATCAACGGTTCCGTCGTCATGCCCGGGCAGGAGTGGAGCTTCAACCGCACGGTCGGTGAGCGCACCCCCGAGAACGGCTTCGTCGACGGGATCATGATCAACGACGGCCAGTTCGTGAAATCGCCCGGCGGCGGTGTCTCGGCGGTCGCCACCACCATGTACAACGCCGCGTTCTTCGCGGGCGTCAAGCCCGTCGAGCACGGCGCGCACTCCTTCTACATCGAGCGCTACCCCGAGGGCCGGGAGGCCACCGTCGCCTGGGGCACCCTCGACCTGCGCTGGATCAACGACTCCGGCCACCCGCTGTACATCCAGGCCCGGTCCACCGACACCTCGCTGACGATCTCCTTCCTCGGTACGAAGAAGTACGACGAGATACGTGCGACCAAGGGCCCGCGCACCAACATCACGCCGCCCGGGAAGCGGACCGGCAGCGGCGAGACCTGCGAGGTGCAGACGCCCCTGGAAGGCTTCGACGTCACCGTCGGCCGGACCTTCGTCCAGGGCGGCAAGGAAGTCAAGCACGAGGACTACAAGACCCACTACACGCCGCGCGACGAGGTCACCTGCACCCCGGAGGGCGCGCCGGAGGCCTCGCCCGGCGCCACCCCGGGCGCCACCCCGGGCGCCACCCCGGGCGCCACCCCGGGCGCCACCCCGGGCGCCACCCCGGGCGCCACCCCGGGTGCCACTGCGCAGGCCCCGGAGCCCTCGCAGGCCCCGTCCTCCGCCGCCGCGAACGGCGTCCGGAGCGCGGCCGAGCGCCACGCCGACTGA
- a CDS encoding lipase/acyltransferase domain-containing protein produces the protein MAKIPMADVVVLLPGIGGSVLKRNGKDVWAPSASAVLGALASLGGSLESLELGADDWLVDDLGDGVAADRLVPDLHTLPGLWKIDGYTAIEKFLLARFDLQKGRNYFPFPYDWRRDNRAAARRLAEQSATWLRDWRGTSGNSAAQLVLIGHSMGGLVSRYFVEVLGGWKDTRAIVTFGTPYYGSLNAVEFLCNGFHKRIGPFEKDLTRLLRSFPALHQLVPVYKCVYGPDGEAATPAKAGLPGWQPQWSSHLTDFFGEMEKAATKNREESAWESNQVVYHPIVGMDQPTRQSARLTDHKVETLMLRGDADEGGDGTVPKLSAALSGTEDARTFVPQKHGSLQNQEAMLDHLGGILQSLHDVRIDDLRAAVTSWFSYLGDDLYLADEPVTCEVGAISALSEDELPEVPARLSVTARTTGRAVVARDLTVARRRQRVDIGVLPAGTYDLLISAGADTAPLSDVFVVAGPDGTDGTDATDATDAVDAMGGTHVTEV, from the coding sequence ATGGCCAAGATCCCGATGGCCGATGTCGTCGTACTGCTCCCGGGGATCGGAGGGAGCGTGCTGAAGAGGAACGGCAAGGACGTGTGGGCGCCCTCCGCCTCGGCGGTACTGGGCGCGCTGGCGAGCCTGGGCGGCTCGCTGGAGTCCCTGGAGCTCGGTGCGGACGACTGGCTCGTGGACGATCTCGGCGACGGAGTCGCCGCCGACCGTCTGGTTCCCGATCTGCACACCCTGCCCGGACTGTGGAAGATCGACGGATACACGGCGATCGAGAAGTTCCTGCTGGCACGGTTCGACCTGCAGAAGGGCCGGAACTACTTCCCGTTCCCGTACGACTGGCGGCGCGACAACCGGGCCGCCGCCCGCAGGCTCGCCGAGCAGAGCGCCACCTGGCTGCGGGACTGGCGCGGGACGAGCGGCAACTCCGCGGCCCAGCTCGTCCTGATCGGACACTCGATGGGCGGGCTCGTCTCCCGCTACTTCGTCGAGGTGCTGGGCGGCTGGAAGGACACCCGGGCCATCGTCACCTTCGGAACCCCCTACTACGGCTCGCTCAACGCCGTCGAGTTCCTGTGCAACGGCTTCCACAAGCGGATCGGCCCGTTCGAGAAGGACCTCACACGTCTCCTGCGCTCCTTCCCCGCCCTCCACCAGCTCGTACCGGTCTACAAGTGCGTGTACGGGCCGGACGGCGAGGCGGCCACCCCGGCCAAGGCCGGGCTGCCCGGCTGGCAACCGCAGTGGAGCAGCCACCTCACCGACTTCTTCGGCGAAATGGAGAAGGCGGCCACCAAGAACCGGGAGGAGTCCGCCTGGGAGTCCAACCAGGTGGTCTACCACCCCATCGTCGGCATGGACCAGCCCACCCGGCAGTCTGCGCGGCTGACCGACCACAAGGTCGAGACCCTCATGCTCCGCGGGGATGCGGACGAGGGGGGCGACGGCACCGTGCCCAAGCTCTCCGCCGCCCTCTCCGGCACCGAGGACGCCCGCACCTTCGTCCCCCAGAAGCACGGGAGCCTGCAGAACCAGGAGGCGATGCTCGACCACCTCGGAGGCATCCTCCAGTCCCTGCACGACGTGCGCATCGACGACCTGCGCGCCGCCGTGACCTCGTGGTTCAGCTACCTCGGTGACGACCTCTACCTCGCCGACGAACCCGTGACCTGCGAGGTCGGGGCCATCAGCGCGCTCAGCGAGGACGAGCTGCCCGAGGTGCCGGCGCGACTGTCCGTGACCGCCCGGACCACCGGCCGGGCGGTGGTCGCCCGCGACCTCACGGTGGCGCGACGGAGGCAGCGGGTCGACATCGGCGTACTGCCCGCCGGCACGTACGACCTGCTGATCAGCGCCGGCGCCGACACGGCCCCGCTGTCCGACGTCTTCGTCGTCGCCGGACCGGACGGCACGGACGGCACGGACGCCACGGACGCCACGGATGCGGTGGATGCCATGGGCGGCACCCACGTGACGGAGGTCTGA
- a CDS encoding CHAT domain-containing protein, with the protein MSTPAAARIADLLEDVPTASNPPARFPAPAPDRPPRADGPTLNITVIWGDIAQITADLHVTGHYQSVVPAAAELALDRAISVEPRRTITEHTKLGWIEAQLGEVTYFPCKDGPVRCAAVVGMGPMGTLTERRAIQLYASLLGEALGLGHVGTMATVLIGSGTGNLTVKQAARALVRGFADALAPLGPPAPPPRLTDVLLMEVDRLRAEQLHLALTDSAVKLPQVRIVPGLREESGGELFGPSAAVYALSALTGLAGPTGGAARDGTPGGPGPPAGEDVLHTVLAGFDANIQGKIREQLADLAAVERTELSLTVRRPAEAQDDAVPVRMSVQSGVGGLRWAALTGRATVPERLVPVDMDLLRELVDRLTEPSVKDASELPDLLSRFVVPPDFQRLLTDDSTVLLELDRDTASVPWEFLAEIQQAGVDKRDPLAIRTQLSRQLRTTYSRVMTEGLADGPLRALVIGDPGDPEKGFHLPGARQEALAVASRLKELGAKVSLFVGAANALRQPGVDPARRLDVLRVLLCGGNHIVHYCGHSDFDLSGTGRRSGWVFADGLLTAQELALLERPPLIVVANACYTARLGDAAGTGAPAGAPGLAGRSPWGNPQAALVPSLADEFLRMGVGHYIGAAWRIPDDQGISFADQFYTHLFQGGSGEATPTVGGAVRAARRRLYGLRAGGQPEQGPNPQGGPNGQGGPNRPEGQDVTPSGQRWSSWAAYQHYGDAADPFVRPGGS; encoded by the coding sequence GTGAGCACCCCCGCCGCCGCTCGCATCGCTGACCTGCTGGAGGACGTACCGACGGCCTCGAACCCGCCCGCTCGGTTTCCCGCTCCGGCCCCCGACCGACCGCCGCGCGCCGATGGTCCAACGCTCAACATCACCGTGATCTGGGGCGACATCGCGCAGATCACGGCCGATCTGCACGTCACGGGTCACTACCAGTCGGTAGTGCCCGCGGCCGCGGAACTCGCACTCGACCGGGCCATCTCCGTCGAACCCCGCCGCACCATCACGGAGCACACCAAGCTCGGCTGGATCGAAGCCCAGTTGGGCGAGGTCACGTACTTCCCCTGCAAGGACGGCCCCGTACGCTGCGCGGCCGTCGTCGGCATGGGACCGATGGGCACCCTGACGGAACGCCGCGCCATCCAGCTGTACGCCTCCCTGCTCGGCGAGGCGCTCGGGCTCGGCCACGTCGGCACGATGGCCACCGTGCTCATCGGCTCGGGCACGGGCAATCTGACCGTCAAACAGGCGGCCCGCGCCCTCGTCCGGGGATTCGCCGACGCCCTGGCACCGCTGGGCCCGCCCGCGCCGCCGCCCCGGCTCACCGACGTACTCCTCATGGAGGTCGACCGGCTGCGCGCGGAGCAGCTCCACCTCGCACTCACGGACTCCGCGGTCAAGCTCCCGCAGGTACGGATCGTCCCCGGGCTGCGCGAAGAGAGCGGCGGCGAGCTGTTCGGGCCCTCCGCCGCGGTGTACGCCCTGTCGGCGCTGACCGGGCTCGCCGGGCCGACGGGCGGGGCCGCCCGTGACGGCACCCCGGGCGGCCCCGGCCCGCCGGCCGGGGAGGACGTCCTGCACACCGTGCTCGCCGGCTTCGACGCCAACATCCAGGGGAAGATCCGCGAGCAGCTGGCCGACCTGGCCGCGGTGGAACGCACCGAGCTGTCCCTGACTGTCCGCAGGCCGGCGGAGGCGCAGGACGACGCGGTGCCCGTCCGGATGTCCGTCCAGTCGGGAGTCGGCGGCCTGCGCTGGGCGGCGCTGACCGGGCGGGCCACCGTACCGGAGCGGCTCGTACCGGTGGACATGGACCTGCTGCGGGAACTCGTGGACCGGCTGACGGAACCGAGCGTCAAGGACGCGAGCGAACTGCCCGACCTACTGTCCCGGTTCGTGGTGCCGCCGGACTTCCAGCGGCTGCTCACCGACGACTCCACGGTGCTGCTGGAACTGGACCGGGACACGGCCTCCGTCCCCTGGGAGTTCCTGGCCGAGATCCAGCAGGCCGGCGTGGACAAGCGCGATCCCCTGGCGATCCGCACCCAGCTGTCCAGGCAACTGCGCACGACCTACTCACGGGTGATGACCGAGGGTCTGGCGGACGGACCGCTGCGCGCTCTGGTGATCGGCGACCCGGGAGACCCGGAGAAGGGCTTCCACCTGCCGGGAGCCCGCCAGGAGGCCCTCGCGGTGGCCTCCCGGCTCAAGGAGCTCGGGGCCAAGGTCAGCCTCTTCGTCGGCGCGGCGAACGCGCTGCGCCAGCCGGGCGTCGACCCCGCGCGGCGCCTGGACGTGCTACGGGTCCTGCTGTGCGGGGGCAACCACATCGTGCACTACTGCGGACACAGCGACTTCGACCTCTCCGGTACGGGCAGGCGTTCGGGCTGGGTCTTCGCGGACGGCCTGCTGACCGCCCAGGAACTCGCCCTGCTCGAACGCCCGCCGCTGATCGTCGTCGCCAATGCCTGTTACACGGCCCGCCTCGGCGACGCCGCCGGCACCGGCGCCCCGGCCGGAGCGCCCGGCCTCGCCGGCCGCAGCCCCTGGGGGAACCCGCAGGCCGCGCTGGTGCCGAGTCTCGCCGACGAGTTCCTGCGCATGGGGGTGGGCCACTACATCGGGGCGGCCTGGCGGATCCCCGACGACCAGGGGATCTCCTTCGCCGACCAGTTCTACACGCACCTGTTCCAGGGCGGGTCCGGTGAGGCGACCCCGACGGTGGGCGGCGCCGTCCGCGCGGCGCGCAGGCGCCTCTACGGGCTGCGCGCCGGCGGGCAGCCGGAGCAGGGGCCGAACCCCCAGGGCGGTCCGAACGGCCAGGGCGGTCCGAACCGTCCGGAGGGCCAGGACGTCACGCCGAGCGGGCAGCGCTGGAGTTCCTGGGCCGCCTACCAGCACTACGGGGACGCGGCCGACCCGTTCGTCCGACCAGGGGGAAGCTGA
- a CDS encoding serine/threonine-protein kinase: protein MLELTGSGAEPLEAGDPRRIGSISLAGRLGAGGMGRVYLGIRGGRYVAVKQLLSSVVGEDQDFLRRFGHELDNLARLPADATAPLLDSDRTATPPWFATAYIPGLTLREAVALHGGPLPARALWLLLREAAAGLAAVHALDMVHRDLKPSNVMLTLDGLTLIDFGVARAAEQSQLTRTGMVVGTPAYMAPEQASGRRRLSGATDVFALGSVLAYAACGQPPFGDESGHGVLYRIVHEEPDLEPLRELEPDLAELVAACLDKDPEGRPTAVELLESARRHGPFTAPLWPEAVTERLTERAAFAANVPESDVPTVPLTGEPPEPEPEPEPESEKGPAPAAPAPPVTARPERAAPRRRTRVLLAVVPVVVVAGGTTLAVQHLPYASAPQAGAGSSPSAPVTAAADPTAPAAAAGATGTAGTAGDSPSGTASPAQPPAQDPGAAAAAGGAGGTGPGPGALPGGGPQPGSGSAGNSGNPANAAGSGSTRPAGGGTSTAPTTPPPPAPPASGTYRFRNGNNSKCITQVFGASDYGDCAQASARWTVQSRPDGSFKLVNQQGGGCLYANMLGQAVFVGDCSQDTARLWRTGSGGSLRNDFSGGCLDLGMSSGLVTKTCGGEASQRWTKQG, encoded by the coding sequence GTGTTGGAGCTGACGGGGAGCGGGGCCGAGCCGCTGGAGGCGGGGGATCCGCGCCGCATCGGGTCGATCTCGCTGGCGGGCCGGCTCGGGGCCGGCGGCATGGGGCGCGTCTACCTCGGCATCCGAGGGGGTCGGTACGTCGCCGTCAAGCAACTGCTGTCCTCCGTCGTCGGCGAGGACCAGGACTTCCTGCGTCGCTTCGGGCACGAGTTGGACAACCTCGCCCGACTCCCCGCGGACGCCACCGCGCCGCTGCTCGACAGCGACCGCACCGCGACTCCCCCGTGGTTCGCCACCGCTTACATCCCCGGGCTCACCCTGAGGGAGGCCGTCGCGCTGCACGGCGGCCCGCTGCCCGCGCGGGCGCTGTGGCTGCTGCTGCGGGAAGCCGCGGCGGGGCTGGCGGCGGTGCACGCGCTGGACATGGTGCACCGGGACCTCAAGCCGTCCAACGTCATGCTGACCCTCGACGGCCTCACCCTCATCGACTTCGGAGTGGCCCGGGCCGCCGAGCAGAGCCAGCTGACCCGGACCGGCATGGTCGTGGGTACGCCCGCCTACATGGCGCCCGAACAGGCCTCCGGCCGACGGCGGTTGAGCGGCGCCACCGATGTGTTCGCGCTGGGCTCCGTACTCGCCTACGCGGCGTGCGGTCAGCCGCCGTTCGGCGACGAGTCGGGGCACGGGGTGCTGTACCGCATCGTCCACGAGGAGCCCGATCTGGAGCCGCTGCGGGAGCTGGAGCCGGACCTCGCCGAGCTCGTCGCGGCCTGCCTCGACAAGGACCCCGAGGGACGTCCCACCGCCGTCGAACTCCTCGAAAGCGCCCGCCGGCACGGCCCGTTCACCGCCCCGCTGTGGCCGGAGGCCGTCACCGAGCGCCTGACCGAGCGGGCCGCCTTCGCCGCGAACGTACCGGAGTCCGACGTACCGACGGTCCCGCTCACCGGGGAGCCGCCGGAACCGGAGCCCGAGCCGGAGCCGGAGTCCGAGAAGGGCCCGGCTCCGGCGGCCCCCGCTCCCCCGGTCACGGCCCGGCCGGAACGGGCCGCGCCCCGCCGCCGCACCCGCGTCCTCCTCGCCGTCGTGCCGGTCGTCGTGGTCGCGGGCGGTACGACCCTCGCCGTCCAGCACCTGCCGTACGCCTCCGCGCCGCAGGCCGGAGCCGGGAGCTCCCCGTCCGCCCCGGTCACGGCGGCGGCCGACCCGACGGCACCAGCAGCCGCAGCGGGCGCAACCGGTACGGCAGGTACGGCGGGCGACAGCCCGTCGGGGACGGCGTCGCCTGCACAGCCGCCCGCCCAGGACCCGGGAGCGGCCGCGGCCGCCGGGGGCGCGGGCGGCACCGGCCCCGGACCCGGCGCCCTCCCCGGCGGCGGTCCCCAGCCCGGCTCGGGCAGCGCCGGGAACTCCGGCAACCCGGCGAACGCGGCCGGCTCGGGCAGTACGCGCCCCGCCGGCGGCGGGACGTCCACGGCACCCACGACCCCGCCACCCCCGGCGCCTCCCGCTTCCGGCACCTACCGCTTCCGCAACGGCAACAACAGCAAGTGCATCACGCAGGTCTTCGGGGCTTCGGACTACGGCGACTGTGCGCAAGCGAGCGCCCGGTGGACCGTTCAGAGCCGGCCGGACGGCAGCTTCAAGCTCGTCAACCAGCAGGGCGGGGGCTGCCTGTACGCCAACATGCTCGGCCAGGCGGTCTTCGTCGGCGACTGCTCCCAGGACACCGCCCGGCTGTGGCGCACGGGGTCGGGCGGCAGCCTCCGCAACGACTTCAGCGGGGGCTGCCTCGACCTGGGCATGAGCAGCGGTCTGGTGACGAAGACGTGCGGCGGGGAGGCGTCCCAGCGCTGGACGAAACAGGGCTAG